A stretch of the Malus domestica chromosome 08, GDT2T_hap1 genome encodes the following:
- the LOC103448620 gene encoding (R)-mandelonitrile beta-glucosyltransferase-like, which produces MGSKGMIEKPHAVFIPYPAQGHINPMLQLAKLLNYKGFHITFVNTEFNHRRLLKARGPNSLDGLPSFRFETIPDGLPTTDVNATQDITALCFSTRKNCLEPFKDLLSKLNSLPNSPPVTCIVSDGGMTFTLEAAQELGIPVVIFATASACGLMGYLQLRPLIEKGLIPLKDASYLTNGYLDTVIDWIPGMRGIRLRDIPTFIRTTDPNDIMLEFLRVEIGRYHRASAFILNTFYAFEHEVLDALSTLLPPIYSVGPLHLQLNQIPAENELKSIGSNLWTEEPECLEWLDSKEPNSVVYVNFGSITVLTEEQLTEFAWGLANSNQTFLWVIRPDLLVGESAVVPSEFSEETKERSLVASWCPQQEVLSHPAIGGFLTHSGWNSILESLCGGVPMICWPFFAEQQMNCRFSCKVWGIGMEIEGDVKRDYIEGLVRKIMEGEEGKEMRKKALEWKKLATEATTSPNGTSFVDLDRMASQVLQSPVN; this is translated from the exons atgggTTCAAAAGGTATGATAGAGAAGCCACATGCAGTTTTCATACCGTACCCAGCTCAGGGTCACATAAACCCTATGCTGCAATTAGCCAAGCTCCTCAACTACAAAGGCTTTCACATAACCTTTGTGAACACAGAGTTCAACCACAGACGCCTTCTAAAAGCCCGAGGTCCCAACTCTCTTGATGGCCTCCCCTCCTTTAGGTTCGAAACCATTCCTGATGGCCTCCCTACAACTGATGTCAACGCCACTCAAGACATAACAGCTCTATGCTTTTCCACTAGGAAAAATTGCTTAGAACCTTTCAAAGACCTTTTGTCCAAGCTCAATTCCTTGCCCAATTCCCCTCCAGTTACCTGCATAGTTTCTGATGGTGGCATGACCTTCACGCTTGAAGCAGCCCAAGAATTAGGCATTCCAGTTGTTATATTTGCAACAGCAAGTGCTTGCGGTTTGATGGGCTACCTTCAGTTGCGCCCTCTCATCGAAAAGGGCTTAATACCCCTTAAAG ATGCAAGCTACTTGACGAATGGGTATTTGGACACGGTTATAGATTGGATACCAGGCATGAGAGGTATCCGACTGAGGGACATCCCAACCTTCATTAGAACCACAGACCCAAATGACATCATGTTGGAATTTCTTAGGGTTGAAATAGGACGATATCATAGAGCTTCTGCTTTCATTTTGAACACGTTTTATGCCTTTGAACATGAAGTGTTAGATGCACTTTCCACTTTGCTACCACCTATATACTCCGTCGGACCCCTACATCTACAGCTTAATCAGATCCCAGCAGAGAACGAGTTGAAGTCGATTGGATCAAACCTATGGACAGAAGAACCAGAGTGCCTTGAATGGCTCGACTCTAAAGAACCCAATTCCGTGGTTTATGTCAATTTCGGAAGCATCACAGTCCTGACAGAGGAGCAGCTAACTGAGTTTGCTTGGGGACTTGCAAACAGCAATCAAACATTCCTTTGGGTAATTAGGCCTGACCTTCTTGTTGGGGAATCAGCTGTCGTTCCTTCAGAGTTTTCGGAAGAGACCAAAGAAAGAAGTCTAGTGGCAAGTTGGTGCCCTCAACAAGAAGTTCTGAGTCACCCAGCTATCGGAGGGTTCTTGACCCACAGCGGATGGAACTCTATCCTTGAAAGCTTGTGTGGTGGAGTGCCTATGATCTGTTGGCCCTTCTTTGCAGAACAACAAATGAATTGTAGGTTCAGTTGCAAAGTGTGGGGCATAGGCATGGAGATAGAGGGCGATGTTAAAAGAGATTACATAGAAGGACTTGTGAGAAAGATAATGGAGGGAGAGGAAGGCAAAGAGATGCGGAAGAAAGCCCTGGAATGGAAAAAGTTGGCAACGGAGGCCACCACTAGTCCTAATGGCACGTCTTTTGTTGATTTGGACAGAATGGCTAGCCAGGTCCTTCAATCTCCAGTAAATTAG